A genome region from Gadus macrocephalus chromosome 15, ASM3116895v1 includes the following:
- the LOC132472871 gene encoding bone morphogenetic protein receptor type-1A-like, producing the protein MALLRTLWMALPSLCLLVYSSEAAGQNPDHVLQGTGVNPDPGPRGDDSTVAPEDAARFLSCYCSGYCPEGAINNTCQTNGQCFAIIEEDEHGDDVITSGCVKYEGSHFQCKDSPMAQTRRTIECCNSDFCNKDLQPTLPPPIELGGFDSAHWLAFFISMTICCCTLICVTVVCYYRYKWQSERQRYRRDLEQDEVVIPAGESLKDLIHHSNSSGSGSGLPLLVQRTIAKQIQMVRQVGKGRYGEVWLGRWRGEKVAVKVFFTREEASWFRETEIYQTVLMRHDNILGFIAADIKGTGALTQLFLITDYHEKGSLYDFLRVSSLDSAGLLRLAYSVACGLCHLHTQIYGTQGKPAIAHRDLKSKNILMKKNGTCCIADLGLAVKFNSDTNETDVPLNPRVGSRRYMAPEVLDQRLDKNHFNAFIMADMYSYGLVLWELCRRTATAGMVEEQQLPYYDLVPPDPTYEDLVEVVCVKGQRPTLSPRWGSDEVLRSMVKLMSECWASSPASRLTVLRVKKTLAKMVESQDIKI; encoded by the exons ATGGCTCTCCTTCGGACCCTGTGGATGGCCCTCCCATCTCTCTGCCTGCTGGTGTACAGCAGTGAAG CTGCAGGGCAGAACCCGGACCACGTGCTCCAGGGTACGGGGGTGAACCCGGaccccgggccccggggggaCGACTCCACTGTGGCCCCCGAGGACGCCGCCCGCTTCCTCAGCTGCTACTGCTCCGGATACTGCCCTGAGGGAGCCATCAACAACACCTGCCA gactaaTGGTCAGTGCTTCGCCATCATTGAGGAAGACGAACACGGAGACGACGTCATCACCTCGGGCTGCGTCAAGTATGAGGGCTCGCACTTCCAGTGCaag GACTCCCCCATGGCCCAGACAAGGAGGACCATCGAGTGCTGCAACTCGGACTTCTGTAACAAAGACCTCCAGCCCACCCTGCCGCCCCCCATAGAGCTGG GTGGCTTCGACAGTGCTCATTGGCTggccttcttcatctccatgacgATCTGCTGCTGTACCCTGATCTGTGTGACTGTAGTCTGTTACTACCG gtataAGTGGCAGAGCGAGCGCCAGCGTTACCGTAGAGACCTGGAGCAGGACGAGGTGGTGATCCCAGCAGGGGAGTCACTGAAGGACCTGATCCACCACTCAAACAGCTCCGGCAGTGGCTCAGGCCTGCCCCTGCTG gtccagAGGACCATCGCTAAGCAGATCCAGATGGTGCGGCAGGTGGGGAAGGGGCGGTACGGCGAGGTGTGGCTGGGCCGCTGGCGGGGGGAGAAGGTGGCCGTCAAGGTGTTCTTCACCCGCGAGGAGGCGTCCTGGTTCAGGGAGACGGAGATCTACCAGACGGTCCTGATGAGGCACGACAACATCCTGG gcTTCATCGCGGCCGACATCAAGGGCACGGGCGCGCTGACGCAGCTCTTCCTGATCACGGACTACCACGAGAAGGGCTCGCTGTACGACTTCCTGCGGGTGAGCAGCCTGGACTCCGCCGGCCTGCTGCGGCTGGCCTACTCGGTGGCGTGCGGCCTCTGCCACCTCCACACCCAGATCTACGGCACGCAGGGCAAGCCCGCCATCGCCCACCGCGACCTCAAGAGCAAGAACATCCTGATGAAGAAGAACGGCACCTGCTGCATCGCCGACCTGGGCCTGGCCGTCAAGTTCAACAG cgacaCCAACGAGACAGACGTGCCGCTGAACCCCCGCGTGGGCAGCCGGCGCTACATGGCGCCCGAGGTCCTGGACCAGCGGCTCGACAAGAACCACTTCAACGCCTTCATCATGGCCGACATGTACAGCTACGGGCTGGTGCTGTGGGAGCTGTGCCGCCGCACCGCCACCGCAG GCatggtggaggagcagcagctgcCCTACTACGACCTGGTGCCCCCCGACCCCACCTACGAGgacctggtggaggtggtctGTGTGAAGGGCCAGCggcccaccctctccccccgctgGGGCAGTGACGAG GTACTACGCTCCATGGTGAAGCTGATGTCAGAGTGCTGGGCCAGTAGCCCCGCCTCCCGGCTCACCGTCCTCCGCGTGAAGAAGACCCTCGCCAAGATGGTGGAGTCCCAGGACATCAAGATCTAG